ATGGGAGAATCCTCTGCTTCAGCCAAACCCTCAGATGAAATCTGGGCCAAGCTTGGTAACTCTTTTTCCTCATTTCAATTATGGGTATCCACATTCATACTCACACACTACAATTATCAATTCAAGTTTCAAATTTGGGGGGGTTTCATAGTTTTTCCCCTATTGGGATTTCGTCTTAACCCTTCAATTTTAAATTGGAATCAAAAGGGTATATGAAATGTTTGTTCTTTTATCTGTTTAACACTCAACACAACAGTttgtaaaacaataaaaattcaattttttactcGTATTCGTTCACTATGTaagttttgattgaaaattCATTTCTTGCTAGGTTACACTATTTAATTACTTGCACTGTGTGCATGTcacttttgggcttcaattttATAGGTGCTGCTATCTTAATTCTTAGCAATGACAATAGCTTTATAGGTTTGCAATGTTTTTGAAAGAAGGGTGGGGAAGAATAGGGTGGAATTGGGAAGGAATGGAGTGACCATAGAGGCTAGTGATGTATATCACTGTTACACTTTGATGGTGTTTGGATGCTGTCTACTAActaccaaggttttaaatagtgATAAAGGTTGCGGTTGTTGTCAAGTCGCGTTGCCATTCTTGATATTGCAGAGAATTGTGATAAAATGCAATTGATGCATGCAGCTTCAATTGCAGTTGCACTTTGGCTTCGACTAGAGACAAATCGTTATGTCACGTTTGTGCCCTAAATCGCGATTGCGGACTTTTATTTGAAACCTGCTAATTACTAGAACATTTGGCTTCCAGTTGAAAACAAGTGTGGAAAATACAGGAACggtttttctttgaaaaatctgaaaacTCATCTGGGATTTTCATCCCAAATTAGAGGGGACACCAAATTGACTGTTAAAATTATCAAGTGAAAGGATATAGTTAGTGTGAAGTTTGGGACTTTCTTATAGTTAGTGTGAAGTTTGGGACTTTCTTAAGGTACTTATTTCGGTCAAACTATTTCCTTCACGCAGTTCAGTCAGACTCGAGATACTTGAATGTTGAAATAAGGTCAGATGAAGGCGAAATATGTTCGGAAATATCAGCTACTTCTAGTGACAAACATAGCTGGTGCAAAATATCAAGGAATTCTGATCTATGTTCTGCCACAATGGAAAATAAGAGGTAAATTCACGACGAACTAGTGTTTACTAAATAATTGTGTAAATTATGCTCTCTATCTGccaagataattttttttgtttgattagaAATTATTTTGAGAAGAATAGGGAACCATTTCTCATAAAACTAAAACATGCTAGCAACCTGGTTTGCTGTTGTTGAAATCACTATAATAGGTTTCGGCTTCATGATAGTGAAGGATGCTGattaccaattttattttttttacacgtTTTTCATTCCTATCTTCTCCTTTGAAGTACTGAAAGTTTATGTCTCTGTGCAAGAAGGGTCTTATCTCCTTTCCTCTGCATATTTGTTGtatgtttttgtcaaaaaagaatttattttttggctgTGTCACACATTCATGCTGCAGTTCAAATACAATACTTGTTGATGGGGCTGAGGTAGGCAATGGTGACACTGCTGTTATCAAGGATGGAAGTGAAATTATCCCAGGCCCGGATAGAGAAGGTTAGAACCTTTTAAATATTTATGCTAGTGTAATACTTCCTATTGCTGATTACATATATAGGGTAGAAAATTGTAAATTGTGTTTTATATCTATGAACTAATTGGTACACTTCAATGCAGTAGCGTTGCCAGTTGGTCTCGCATCAATTCATCCATTTATCTTAAGTAAAGATGTATTCCAAGTTTCTGGTTTTCCTTAATAATATTCAAACTTGTGTTGACAAAACTAGTCGTGTTAATTGTTTGGTGTATTAAATAAGCAACTCAATCAAGGTGTTGGGATGAAAATTTGTGTGATCGATTGACAAGCATGTTCTGTGGACTGTAACATTGGCATAAACCATGGCATGTAATTGTGCGAGTTTTAATCCTAACCCATTTATATTCATAACCAGTGAGAATTACTTGCCTCGATAGTGTTCATGCTTTCATATactaattatgattgatattatTAACATGGTATTTGGGTCCATTGAATAATTAACCAGTAAATATCTTTATTGTGCAGTCGaacaaaaaatttatgtaaattattttgtttttgataccATTGTGTATTATTTCTAAGCCGATTATCAATCTATTTAATTCCATGGCATCAGGATTTTTCAGCTACAAATTCCAAATCATGTCTAGCCCAGAAACCAGCCAGACGCTGCTAAAGGTTGGCATTTTCTAATTTGTCTGCATCCTTAATGTCTTCTTCAATACTGTTTTTTATCCGCAGCAGTGCTGATGACTTGACTGTGTTTCTTTTCCAGATATGTGTCGATGTTGATCATGCAAAGTGTAGTATTTGCCTAAACATATGGCATGATGTTGTGACTGTTGCTCCATGCCTTCATAATTTTTGGTATATATGATAGCCTTTTGATCCTCTTTTTTTGATGAACATGGTTCTGTTTAGTTCATTGACTTTGTCTTGAATTGTCATGTGACATTACAGCAACGGTTGCTTCTCAGAGTGGTTACGGAGATCGCAGGAAAAACGTTCGACCGTACTTTGTCCTCAATGCAGAGCAGTTGTTCAATTTGTTGGCAAAAATCACTTTCTGCGTACCATTGCGGAGGTACATTTTATGCAGAAATATTTCACAAAGATTAAAGCTGATTCGCAAAATGGGGATAGTTATTACTGACATGGAGGATAGCATTTAGGCATGATAGTGAATATTTGACATcttatatgcatttttttgtCCATATTTTTGACGAACCTCTTGTTCTTAGTTATGAGagttctttttcatttttgcgGTACTTCTATATTGTTTGATCTATTGATTTTCTTATTTCATTTCACTCAGCAGTTTATCTGAATGGTCTGGATTGATTCATGATTTCATATAGTTATTCCACTAGGTGCAATGAAgctttgttgttatttttacaCAGTTCCCCCCCTTTTCAGGATATGGTGAGAGCTGATTCTTCCCTAAGACGCTCACATGATGAAGTTGCGCTTTTAGATACATATGCATCAGTACGGTCAAACCTTGTAAGTATGATCATTCCTTTAATGATCAGAATTTCTCTCCTGCTGAAGTGTTATGCAATTTTGCTCCAACCTTACTGAAATATCAGACCAAAAATGAACTaactataattttttcattttttgttgttgtctaGTTGTTGACCTGTAGTATAATATCCTCTCTTTGCTATGCAAGTTTATCGGAAAAAATGAGTTTATTGTATTTTTACTATTAGGTCATTGGATCTGCAAAGAAAAGTCGAAAGAGGGCCAACACAAGTACAACAATGGTTGATCAAAATGATGGCAGCGATCATCATTGCCCGCAGTGTGGTAATATTACTGTTATACAATGTCAGATGAGGCCTCATCATTGCCTGCAGTCTAATTTGTGacctcttatttatttttatctcatCATACTCATTAAATTCACTAATTCCCTTGCAATTTAGTTACTGCTGTTGGTGGGTTTCGATGCAATAATAACACTGATCATCTCCAATGTCAAGCATGTGGAGGAATGATGCCTTCCCGTAATGGTCTTAGTGTTCCTCAATATTGTAAGTCATCATTTGGGATTTGTGTCT
This portion of the Trifolium pratense cultivar HEN17-A07 linkage group LG3, ARS_RC_1.1, whole genome shotgun sequence genome encodes:
- the LOC123916064 gene encoding E3 ubiquitin-protein ligase CHFR isoform X3, which gives rise to MVEMGESSASAKPSDEIWAKLVQSDSRYLNVEIRSDEGEICSEISATSSDKHSWCKISRNSDLCSATMENKSSNTILVDGAEVGNGDTAVIKDGSEIIPGPDREGFFSYKFQIMSSPETSQTLLKICVDVDHAKCSICLNIWHDVVTVAPCLHNFCNGCFSEWLRRSQEKRSTVLCPQCRAVVQFVGKNHFLRTIAEDMVRADSSLRRSHDEVALLDTYASVRSNLVIGSAKKSRKRANTSTTMVDQNDGSDHHCPQCVTAVGGFRCNNNTDHLQCQACGGMMPSRNGLSVPQYCLGCDRPFCGPYWNALGVTRSSSYPVCSRDTLKPISEYTISAIPLLVHEKNPHEQKITESCIRQMGRTLQDVISEWIVKLNNKEIDTTRMTLNHADMMTAGTLVCSDCYQKLVSFLLYWFRISIPNHKHQQEKIAGMVMHVGHSTVMKIMLVN
- the LOC123916064 gene encoding E3 ubiquitin-protein ligase CHFR isoform X2; translation: MSLLGFNFIVQSDSRYLNVEIRSDEGEICSEISATSSDKHSWCKISRNSDLCSATMENKSSNTILVDGAEVGNGDTAVIKDGSEIIPGPDREGFFSYKFQIMSSPETSQTLLKICVDVDHAKCSICLNIWHDVVTVAPCLHNFCNGCFSEWLRRSQEKRSTVLCPQCRAVVQFVGKNHFLRTIAEDMVRADSSLRRSHDEVALLDTYASVRSNLVIGSAKKSRKRANTSTTMVDQNDGSDHHCPQCVTAVGGFRCNNNTDHLQCQACGGMMPSRNGLSVPQYCLGCDRPFCGPYWNALGVTRSSSYPVCSRDTLKPISEYTISAIPLLVHEKNPHEQKITESCIRQMGRTLQDVISEWIVKLNNKEIDTTRMTLNHADMMTAGTLVCSDCYQKLVSFLLYWFRISIPNHLLPPEASAREDCWYGYACRTQHRNEDHARKLNHVCRPTRGSHF
- the LOC123916064 gene encoding E3 ubiquitin-protein ligase CHFR isoform X1; the protein is MVEMGESSASAKPSDEIWAKLVQSDSRYLNVEIRSDEGEICSEISATSSDKHSWCKISRNSDLCSATMENKSSNTILVDGAEVGNGDTAVIKDGSEIIPGPDREGFFSYKFQIMSSPETSQTLLKICVDVDHAKCSICLNIWHDVVTVAPCLHNFCNGCFSEWLRRSQEKRSTVLCPQCRAVVQFVGKNHFLRTIAEDMVRADSSLRRSHDEVALLDTYASVRSNLVIGSAKKSRKRANTSTTMVDQNDGSDHHCPQCVTAVGGFRCNNNTDHLQCQACGGMMPSRNGLSVPQYCLGCDRPFCGPYWNALGVTRSSSYPVCSRDTLKPISEYTISAIPLLVHEKNPHEQKITESCIRQMGRTLQDVISEWIVKLNNKEIDTTRMTLNHADMMTAGTLVCSDCYQKLVSFLLYWFRISIPNHLLPPEASAREDCWYGYACRTQHRNEDHARKLNHVCRPTRGSHF